TATTTATTTTACTGAAAGAAATAGTCATATAGCAAATGTTTTTATTGGTGTTCGTCAATATGGAGTAAAATTGATATTCGATACTGCCGTAAGAAAGATTAACATGAATTTTAAATTAATGAAGTATACTATTTGGAGCAGAGTGCTCATCTCTTTTATTTTATCATTAGGTTTGTTGTTTTATAGACCAGTGGGTCTTTTAAAAAAGGTTATGGATGATTATGATACTATGACTATGTTTTGGTACGCCAATATTATCGGTGCTATAATAGGTTTGGTAGTTAATGACTCGGGGATAGTTTTTGCTGCAACTAGTATGATTTATTTGGTAATGAGTATATTGTATATTATAGCTGGATATATTGATAACGACGTGAATTTTAGCAGGGGGAACTCAACAAATGGAATATAGGGTTTTAGGAGATACTGGTATTAAGGTTTCTAGACTATGTTTTGGATCCTTGACAATTTCTCCTTTACAAGCAAACCTTTCTTTGAAGGATGGAATAGATGTAATTTTAGAAGCAGTAGATAGAGGGGTAAATTTTATCGATACTGCTGAACTGTATGATAATTACGATTATATAAAAGGAGTGCTAAAATATAAAAAAGATCTGATAATTTGTTCAAAATCATACGCATATGACAAAAAAACAGCAGAGAAAAGTCTCGATCTTTGTCTTAAAGGTATTGGACGGGATTATGTTGATATTTTTATGATCCATGAACAGGAAAGTGAATTGACATTAAAAGGGCATTATCCGGCGATTGAGTATTTTTTAAGACAGAAAGAGCTGGGTAAGGTAAGGGCCGTTGGGATATCAACTCATACTGTAGCTGCTGTCAGAGCAGCTAAAAAGATGGATGCAATAGATGTGATACATCCTTTGATAAATATAGACGGATTGGGAATACAGGACGGAACGGCAAAAGAAATGGAAGAGCAGATAAAGCAGGCAAAGATCAACGGAAAGGGTATATATGGTATGAAACCTTTAGGAGGGGGAAATTTAATCAGGAAATACCAGGAATGTTTAAGATATGTCATAAATTTGGATTTTTTAGATTCGATAGCGTTGGGAATGCAGAGCAGGGAAGAAGTGATAGCAAATATTGCAATGTTCGAAGATAAAATACCTGATCCTGAAATAATGGATAGGATTTCGTCCAAGAAAAGGAAAGTGCTGGTAGATTTTTGGTGCCAGGGTTGTGGAAGCTGTTTAAAGGGATGTAGTCAGAATGCAATAGCAATCAACAATGGTAAGGCAGAGATAGATGAAGATAAGTGTCTGCTCTGTGGATATTGTGGTGCATTCTGTCCAGAATTCTGTATAAAGATTATTTAAGGGAGAATATTATTTTGAGAATAATGGGTCTTGATGTTGGTGACAAAAAAATTGGAGTGGCGGTCAGCGATGAGCTTGGTATAACGGCGCAAGGAATTACTACTGTTATAAGGGATGGAAAATGTAAAGATATTGATGAGTTAAAAAAAATAGCTGAGAATTATAAGGCTACCAAAGTTGTAGTCGGCCTACCCAAGAATATGAATGGAAGTCTTGGGCCACAAAGCGAGAAAGTAATATCTTATATTAAAAAATTAAAAAAAGAGCTTAATTTGGACTATATTTTTTGGGATGAAAGGCTGACAACGGTTGCTGCAGAGAAGATGTTGATTGCAGCAGATGTGACCAGAAAAAAGAGAAAAAATATTATCGATAAAATAGCAGCGGTATATATACTACAATCCTACCTGGATAGTAGAAATTAAAAGGAGATGAGTAAAGTTTGGAGAATGAAAAAAATGAAGTTATTTTATTGACTGAGGATGATGAAGAAGTAAGGTTCGAACATCTAGCTACACTGGAATATAATGATAATCAATATGTTATACTTTCTCCTATGGAGGAAATGGAAGGTGTAGAGGAAGATGAAGTGGTAATATTGAGGATAGAAAAAGATAATCAAGGCCAAGACGTTTATGTTGGATTGGATGATGAGCGGGAAATAAAAGCAGTTTTTAGCGCATTTGAGCAATTATATTATGAGGAATGATCAGTTTTTTTTTGAATCCAAAAAAGTTTATCAGGTGATATCATGTATGTTGATATAGAAGATTTAAAAGAGAAATTGCAGTCTAGTGGTTATAAGCTTACTACGCAAAGACGTGCAATAATAGATACTTTTATAGAAAACGAAGGTAAGCATTTGAATACTGAAGAGATATATGAATTGGTCAGGACTAGGTATCCAGAGATAGGCCTAGCTACAGTATATAGGACGTTACAGATACTAGAAGACATGGATATAATATACAAACATAATTTTGACGATAAATGCAGTAGATATGAGCTGAATCATAAAGAGGAAGACCATCACCATCATCATCTAATATGCCTAAAATGCGGTAAAGTAATAGAAGTTGAGGATGATTTATTAGATGAGTTGGAAGATAAGATTGATAAAAATAACAACTTTAAAATAATAAATCACAAGGTTAAGTTTTTCGGTTACTGCAGTGATTGTAGGTAGGGCTGGTTCCTGCATCAAAACAATGCAGGATTTTTATTGTTGTTTTAGTATAGGAACGGATTTTAAAAATATAAATACAAGGAGAGATGCTAATAGTGGCAACAAAGAAGAATCAAAATTTAAAGATAATTTCCTTAGGCGGTCTATATGAAATAGGAAAGAATATGACCGTCATCGAATATAAGGATCAAATAATTGTAATAGATAGTGGATTGTGTTTTCCAGAAGATGAAATGTTAGGCGTTGACATAGTGATTCCGGATGTGACCTATCTTGTAAAGAATAAAGAAAAGGTAAAGGCCATACTGCTTACTCATGGACATGAAGATCATATAGGGGCCTTGCCGTACGTATTGAAACAGATAAATGTGCCAATATATGGGACTAGACTTACTCTTGGGTTGGTAGAAAACAAGTTAAAAGAACATGGTATGAATGATAGCGTCAAAAAGATATGTATTAAACCACGGGATAAAATGAAAATAGGGTTATTTGAAATAGAGTTCTTAAAAACCAGCCATAGTATACCTGACACTGTTGCTCTTGCAATCCATACACCGATAGGAACTATAGTTCATACTTCGGATTTCAAAGTAGATTATACTCCTATAGACGACCAAGTAATGGACTTGCATAGATTTGCTAGTTTAGGTGAAAAAGGCGTACTATTGATGATGGCTGATAGTACAAACGTTGAGAGAAAAGGCTATTCTATGTCTGAAAGAAGTGTTGGTGATAGTTTTACTGAAATTTTCAAAATGGCAAAACAAAGAATACTTGTAGCTACTTTTGCTTCAAATGTTCATAGAATACAACAGATAATTAATGCTTCATTGGCGTATGGAAGGGTTGTTTCTGTGTCTGGAAGGAGCATGGAGAACGTGATGAGTGTTGCTCGTGAGCTAGGTTATCTTGATATACCGGATAATATGCTTGTTAATATTGATGATATCAATAAATATCCCGATGACAAGGTGACCATAATTACCACAGGTAGCCAGGGTGAACCCATGTCTGCATTGACGAGAATGGCTACATCAAACCATAGGAAGGTAGAAATAGTTCCAGGGGATATGGTTATCATCTCTTCAACCCCTATTCCCGGTAACGAAAAATTAGTATCCAGAGTTATAGACCAGCTATTTCAAAAAGGAGCAGATGTAATATATGAAACTCTAGCAGATGTTCACGTATCAGGACATGCATGCCAGGAAGAGTTGAAGTTGATGCATGCGTTGGTTAAACCAAAATATTTTATGCCGGTACACGGTGAATATAGACATTTGAAACAACATGCAAATCTTGCACAAGAGTTAGGCATGCCTAAGGAAAATATATTTATTCCCAGCATAGGTGATGTTTTAGAGATCAATAAAAAAGGAGCAAAAATTGCCGGCAGGGTATCATCGGGAGATGTATTGGTAGACGGTCTGGGAGTCGGGGATGTAGGAAACATCGTTTTGAGGGATAGAAAGCATTTATCTCAAGATGGAATTCTTGCAGTAGTAGTTACCATTACCAAAGAAGAAGGAAAAATTATTGCCGGACCTGATATTATTTCTAGAGGCTTTGTGTATGTAAGAGAATCTGAGGATCTTATGGAAGAAGCAAGAGAAAAAGTAAAGGAAGCACTTGCAAAGTGTGAAGAAAAGCAGATAACTGAATGGGCTACATTAAAATCATATATGAAGAGCGCATTAAGAGAATTTTTGTATGAAAAGACCAAGAGAAACCCCATGATATTACCTATAATAATGGAAATTTGATCTTTTTAAAAGGGCGAAAAAATGTTATAATTGGTCTTATTAAAAATTTGAATTTTATTAACTTGATAATCCATAGATAAACTATATTGTTTCTTAATTCAATAGGAGTCATCTATGCAATTAATTTGAAAAATACAGGTGTTTAAAATGATTTATTATCTCGTATTCATTGCTATAGGCTGGATAATAGGATATTTAGATATTATTCCGAATAATATGGGCGAGGGTATTTCGAAAGCTCAGTTTATATGTTTACTATTTATTTTGTTTATTATGGGATTAAAAATAGGTTTGGATGCTACTATTATTAACAGTTGGGATTCAATCGGTTTTAAAGCATTTGTGCTGGCATGTGGTTCCATCCTTGGTAGCCTGTTTTTGACAAGAATTGTTGCAAAGAATTTTTTTTATAATAAATGGGGAGATACCAGTGACATTGAAGATAACAGTATTTCTGATTTTAGGAGTCTTGACAGGTAGGATTTTTTCGGATTTTGAATATATCTCTTATTTGGATCAAATAGTGAATATTGGGTTATATATTTTACTCTTTTTTGTAGGGATCGATATTGGCAAAAGTAAACAAGTTTTTGTTAAAATAAGGGATGTGGGATGGAGAATAATACTTTTACCTTTGGCTATAGCAATAGGAAGCATAGTCGGTGCAGGATTAGCTGGTATATTTGTAAAAATGCCTTTTAATGAGTCAGGAGCTGTAGGAGCAGGTTTTGGGTGGTACACATTGTCCAGCATAATAATCTCCGATATTTATAGTGAGAGATTGAGCACAGTTGCTTTTCTTGCTAATATATTCAGAGAAGTAATAGCTATACTGATTATCCCAATAATATGCAGGAAAGTGGGTAAGATCGAATCCATAGCACCTGCAGGTGCTACAGCGATGGATACAACGCTGCCGATAATAACTAGAAATGCTGGTGCTGAAGCTGCAGTGCTCTCATTTGTCACTGGAGCGCTTTTATCCTTTATTGTGCCTGTTGTTGTTCCGCTGCTAATCAAATTGTAAATTATTTTAAATTGGAGGGTTATTTATGAATGTATATGACAAAGCTAATGAACTGGCAAGGGCTTTATCCCAGAGTACTGAATACAGAAAGCTCAAGGATTTAAAGGAAAAGATCGATAAAGATAAAACTACCAAAAAAATGCTTGATGATTTTTTAAAGAGTCAATTTGAGGTACAATTAGAAATTCAGTCAGGCAAACAGCCAGACAAACAAAAAACTGAAAAGTTACAAAAACTCCAGGAAGTAGTCACTTATAACCGAGATATAAGTGAGTTTTTGCAAGCACAATATGTTTTTGGCAAAATGTTATCTGATATTTATAAAATTATTGGCGATGCAGTTGATATAGACTTTGATTTTTTAAAGCAGGATGAGTAAAAAAGATAGTCAATGACTATCTTTTTTTAAGCTAGTTGAAAGGGAGAATTTAAAGTGTATAAAAGAGAAGATATACGAAATGTTGCTATAATCGCACATGTGGATCATGGAAAAACTACATTGATAGATGCAATGCTAAAGCAAAGTGGAATATTCCGCAAAAACGAAAAAGTTGCGGAAAGAGTAATGGATTCGAATGACCTTGAAAGGGAAAGAGGTATAACTATCCTTTCAAAAAATGCATCGGTAAAATATAAGGATAAAAAAATTAATATAATAGATACCCCTGGACATGCTGATTTCGGAGGGGAAGTTGAAAGGGTTTTAAAGATGGTCAATGGTGTTCTCTTACTAGTTGATGCATTTGAAGGTCCTATGCCACAGACTAGATTTGTTTTGAGAAAGGCATTGCAGATGAATCTTAAGCCTATAGTGGTTGTAAACAAAATAGATAGACCTGACCAAAGAACCCAAGAGGTAGTTGATGAGATAATCGAACTCTTTATTGATATGGGGGTAAATGATGATTTAATTGATTTCCCTATTTGCTATGTTTCTGCCAAGAACGGAATAGCAAAAACAGATATTAATCAAAAATCAAATGATCTATCACCTCTTTTTGATTTGATAATAAATGAAGTTCCTTTTAACCAGGGATATTTAGATAGACCATTTAAATTTTTAGTAAGTTCGGTGGAATATGACGAGTATCTAGGAAGGGTAGCCCTTGGCAGAGTAGAACAAGGTGCTATTCACTATCGGGAAGAAGTTGATGTGTGTAAAAAAGATGGTAGCATAAAACCTATGAGGATAGCTAAAATTTTTGAATATCAAGGGATGAGTAGGGTTGAAATAGAACAAGCAAAACTTGGTGATATTATTGCTATATCGGGCATCGAGGATATCAATATAGGTGAAACTATATGTGCTAAGGATCATCCGGATCCTATACCCTTTGTAGATATTGATGAACCTACTATATCCATGATGTTTAGCGCAAATACCAGCCCTTTTGCAGGTACCGAAGGGGAATATGTGACTTCACGACATTTGAGAAGGAGATTGTATAAAGAGGTACAGACCAATATTAGCATGAGAGTGGAAGATACAGACTCACCAGATGCATTCAAAGTCTCTGGAAGGGGCGAATTACATCTATCTATTCTGATAGAAACTATGAGGCGTGAAGGATATGAATTCCAAGTATCAAAACCCGAAGTAATATACAAGATGATAAATGGCAAAAAATGTGAGCCCATAGAACTTCTCTATATTGAGATACCCGAAGAATTTGTTGGAACAATTATAGAGAAAATAGGCATAAGAAAAGGCGAAATGAAAAATATGCATAAAATGAATGAAGGAAGGGTCAGATTAGAGTTTGAAATTCCATCTAGAGGCTTAATAGGCTTTAGGTCTGAATTTTTAACAGATACTAAGGGGAATGGGATATTAAATCATGTATTTGATAGATATGAACAATTTAAGGGAGATATTGCCCAAAGACAGAGAGGGTCCCTTGTTTCTTTTGAGGCAGGAGAGGCTACTACTTATGGACTCTACAATGCCCAAGAAAGGGGTTTATTGTTTATAGCACCTGGCACAAAGGTTTATCAGGGGATGGTAGTAGGTGAGAATGCCAGGTCGGGGGATATAGATGTTAATGTATGCAAGAAAAAACATGTGTCCAATATGAGAGCTGCCGGTTCAGATGAAGCACTCAAGTTAGTACCTCCAATTGATTTGACTTTAGAACAGGCCCTTGAATTTATCAATAATGATGAGTTGGTAGAAATTACTCCAGAAAATATTAGAATTAGGAAGAAACTTCTCAATAGAGAACAAAGGTTGAAACTGGCCAATAGAAAGTCTAAATAAAGAAAGGTTGTAAAAACAAAAAATGAATTATATAATATAATAAAGAATTTTTGGAGGACAAGGGATGCAACTTATAAATGATACTGAACTGCAAAATAAAAAGAATAGTTCAATAATAAAAGCATTGCGTACATTATCAATTTATCTGGTGAGCATATGTATCGTAGTAGGATTGATAATAGGTGTTGCAATTACCTCTTATAATAAGCTGATGAGTCCGGTGGATCCTATGAACAAAAATGATATTGAAATTAATATACCAAAAGGTGCCTCTACTTCATCCATTGCTCAGCTATTAGAAAAAAAAGGTCTGATAAAAAACAGCAGCATCTTTAAACTTTATGTGGACTTTTCTAATAATGGTGCAAATATGAAAGCTGGCAAATATAAACTGAACACTGGTATGACAATGCAAGAGGTAATGGATGAACTTGTTACTGGTAATGCAAAGATTAAAACTTTAAAAGTAACAATAAAAGAAGGAATGAATATAAATGAGGTAGCCTCTGTATTGGAACAAAAAGGGGTAATAGAAGATGATAAAGCGTTTAATAGAGTTATAGAACAAGGAAGCTTTAATGAATATTTATTTATAAAAGATAATGTTCCCTACGATAGACCAAACTTTTTGGAAGGTTATTTGTTCCCTGACACATATGAGTTTTATGCTGATTCTGATCCTGATATAATTGTATACAAGATGTTGGATAACTTTGAGAGCAAACTTTTTGATGATGGACAATTAAAGCAGAAATATGCAGAGAAGTTAAGTCAATATAAAAAGGATGGTTATATAAAAAGCTTGGATGATATCATAACACTCGCTTCTATAATTGAAAAGGAATCAAAGCAGGAAGAGTTTGCAAAAGTATCAGCTGTTTTCCATAATAGATTGAAAAAAGATCAGGCCCTGCAGTCTTGTGCAACTATCCAGTATATATTGGATAGGGAGGTAAACAGCTTGATAATTACCAATGAGGATCAGCAAAAAGATTCTCCATATAATACGTATAAAAATAAGGGATTGCCGATAGGACCCATATCAAATCCTGGTTTAGATGCAATAGATGCTGCGTTTTTCCCCGATGAACAATATTTAGAACAGGAATATATGTACTTTGTATTAAAAAATCCTGAAACAGGTGAACAGGATTTTAGCAAAACATATGAAGAACATTCTAAAAAAGTGAAAAAATATAGAGAACAATGGAAATAATACGCATACTTGCGTATTATTTTTTTGAAACAGGAAGGTGGTTTAGTGAATAGAGTTATACATAACTATACAGCTAAATATTTAAGAGAAAAGGTAACGGAAAGGTCCATCCTAGCCAAAAGACTGGAAGAATATGCTGCAGCTAATCATATTCCAATAATTGAACCTGAAATAGTGCAGCTTTTAAGGTTATTAATAATGATCAAAAAACCGGATAAAATATTAGAGATTGGTACAGCAATAGGGTATTCTTCCATAATAATGGCAGAGGCAACAGCAAGGAAAGATATTATTATAGATACTATAGAGAGGGACCCTAGGATGGCAGAGATTGCTAGAGAAAATATTAACATGGGGAATTTTGAGGATAACATAACTATCTATCAGGGAGATGCACAAAGAATACTACCTAATATAGGTGGAAAATATGATTTGATATTCATAGATGGGGCTAAATCCCATTATAAAGAGTTCGTTGAAATGTGTTTGAAGAATTTAAATGTAGAAGGATTGATCATTTGCGATGATGTTCTGTTTAGGGGAATGATCGCAAATGATAAACTGGTAAAAAGAAGAAAAATAACTATAGTAAAAAAAATGAGGGAATTTATTGATTATATTACTACAAACCAACTATTAGAAACAACAATAATACCTTTAGGGGATGGAGTTTCAATTAGCTATTTGAAGGGAGATTGAAAAATGAAAAAACCAGAGCTGTTAGCACCGGCTGGGGACTTTGAAAAACTTAAGATGGCAATAATATATGGGGCAGATTCTGTATATGTTGGAGGGAAAAATTACAGTTTGAGAGCAGGGGCAAGAAATTTTGAACGCGAAGAATTGGAAAAAGCGGTAGATTTTGTGCATAGAAGGGATAAAAAAATTTATGTAACACTTAATATTTTCCCGCATAATAGCCATCTTATAGGTATAGATGATTATATAATTTTTTTAGACCAAATAGGTGTTGATGCGGTAATTATATCAGATGCCGGGATATTATCGACAATAAGGGAAGTAGCACCTGATATGGAAATTCATTTGAGCACTCAAGCCAATACTCTAAATTGGAAGAGCGCTCATTTTTGGTATGAACAAGGTATAGATCGTATAATCATGGCAAGAGAACTTTCGCTAGAAGAGATAAGTTATATAAGAAAAAAACTCCCCCAAGAATGCGAGCTTGAAGTATTTGTTCACGGAGCAATGTGTATATCGTATTCTGGGCGTTGTCTTATAAGCAACTATCTTGCTGGAAGAGATTCAAATTTAGGAGAGTGTGCCCACCCCTGTAGATGGAAATATTATCTCATGGAAGAGAAAAGACAGAGAGAATATTATCCTATCATGGAAGATGAGGAGGGGACATATTTTTTCAACTCTAAAGATCTGTGTATGATAGAATATTTGCCTGAATTGATCCATTCAGGAGTAAATACTTTCAAAATAGAGGGTAGAATGAAGAGTGCTTATTATGTTGCTACAGTTGTAAATGCATATAGACGTGCAATTGACCAGTATTTTGAATCAGGTGGGAAATATACAATAAGAAAGGAGTTGATGGAGGAGTTACAGAAGGTGAGCCATAGAGAATTTACAACAGGCTTTTATTTTGGAAGAGCTGATGATGCACAAGTTTATTCAAGCAGCTCTTATATAAGGGATTATGAATTTGTCGGGTTGATAATTGATTATGATAACGAAAAAGGTATTGCGACTGTTGAACAGAGAAATAGATTCTTCAAAGGTGATACAGTAGAGATTTTTGGACCGGGGGCAGATTTTTTTGAGCAAACTATTGACGAAATGACGGATCAGGATGGTAATCCTATCGATTCAGCCCCACATCCTCAACAAATAGTAAAAATTCCAGTTAATAAAGCTGTACAACCTTTTTTTATGATAAGAAAAAGTATGTGAATATGACCACCGATAGCTGGCTATACTATATCCATAAGATACAGTAACCAATATTCTATAGATAATGAATTTATTAAAAATAGTGTATGTATGACTGAACTTGTATAGAACAAACATTTTTCTGTACAAGTTGCTGTTATTTATATCTTCTGTTTTATCTATAGTCAGTTAAGGTGATTATCATGTATAAAGGAAAACGGTTGATCGTTTTAGGCATTTTATTAACTGTAGTATTCATCAGCTTATTAGGGAAAATTGCTGTTATACAGATTTTTAAAAACAAAGAATTGTCAAACAAAAGTGTTTTACAACATATTATAAAAATTGATATAAGCGGGAATGAAGTTGAAGGCGGCAGAATATTGGATAGGAATTTTATTCCGATCACAAATGCAAAGGTGGTTAAAAAACTTATAGTCATAAAGGATATTTTGGACGATCCAGCAAAAGCTGAAATTATAATCAATAAGTTGACTGATAATAAAATACATATGAAAGATGACAATTATAGCGTTGAAGTTTATCACATAACAAAAACAGATTTAGTGCTGGAAAAGCTAATAAGGGAAAACGCATATAATGGTATCTTGATAGCAGATGTCTATCCGCGATATGATGATCATTCTGTAGCTAGGCATGTTGTTGGATATGTTAGAGATAACAATCCTAAAATTCGTGCAGGAATAGAAGATAAATATTATAAATATTTGCATTCAAGCAATTATAAAAAATATCTTACTATGATAAAAGATGGAAAGCAAAACGTAATACCACAGTTTGGATATTCAATAATAGGCGATAGTTATAATAAAATTAATAAAAGTGTACAACTAACATTAGACTACTATATTCAAGCAGAGATAGAGAAGATAGTAGATGGCGGGTATTCTGATAATGAAAAGATTGAATCTGGTGCAGTGGTAGTTATGGATGTTAACACAGGTGAGATATTAGCCATGGTCAGCCGACCGAATTTTGATCAAAATGAAATCGGAGCTGCTACCTCGGGACAACTTTGGAATAAAGCTATACAAACATATCCGCCTGGTTCAATATTTAAAATTATCGTCGCTGCTGCAGCTATAGAAGATGATAAGTTGGATTTTTCAAACAAGTTTTTATGTGATGGAGATATTGATGTGCATGGGATTAACTATTCTTGTCATCATGTACATGGAATGATAGATATTAAGGAAGCATTTGCACGCTCTTGTAATTGTGCTTTTATTCAATTAGGTAATGAGGTGGGGGGACAAAAAATTAAAGAGATGGCAGAAAAATTTGGATTGGGAAAGCAAACAGATATAGAGCTTCCCGGAGAAAGTCCCGGGCTCCTCCCCTCTGCAAAAGAATATATCAATGCCGGTATAGGTAATTTTTCCATAGGTCAGGGCAAGGTAGAAGTATCTCCTGTGCAAATGGCCAAAATGATATCTATTATTGCAAGAGGCGGTACCGATATTGAACCACGTATAGTCAAATCAATTATAACTTCAGATGAAGAGATTATCGATTTAATTAAAAGAGATAATATGAATAAACGTATTATTTCAGCAGATACAGCTCAAATGTTAAAAATTTTATTAAGAGAAGTAACATTAAACGGATCGGGTAATTCGGCAGATTCTGACTTGGTTGGAGGAACTGCAGGCAAGACGGGAACACCTCAGTTTAACCAAGAACAATATGCAGCTTGGTTTATCGGCTATTTTCCTGTGGTTCAGCCCCAATATGCAGTAGTAGTGTTTGATAGAAGTAAAGGAGGCGGAGGAAAAGTAGCAGCGCCTATTTTTAAGAGAATAGCAGAAAAAATCTATTTAATAAAAAATTAGATAAATGAGACGTGCACAAAACTCCTTGTAACTGCATACACTTTAAAGTGAGCTGTTTTAGGGAGGTGTGCCCGGTTATATGCTTTTTTCTATATTAAGGGAATTTTTATTTCTAGTTTGTTATGTATCAGGTAGCACTTCATTTCCTAAACCTTTGTCCAAGGAAGAAGAAAAAGAATATTTAATACGTTATCTAAACGGGGATCAGCAGGCTAAAAATATACTTATCGAGAGAAACTTAAGATTGGTAGCACATATAGTGAAAAAATACAGCTGTACGTATAAGGAGAATGATGACCTGATATCCATTGGCACTATAGGACTAATAAAAGCAATTACAACATTTAACCCTAAACGGGGTACTAGATTAGCAACATATGCTGCTAGATGTATTGAGAATGAAATATTGATGACTATAAGATCATCAAAGAAAAAAAAGAATGAAGTTTCTTTACAGGATCCTATCGGCATAGACAAAGAAGGCAATGAATTGCCTCCAATGGTTTATCTACAATTGTAAAAGATTACTTTGGAAGCTTTGGATATAACACAAGTGTAAACTCATCATTCCTTTGGTTCTTTTCTTTTTCATAAACTGCATAGTCCAACACTG
The nucleotide sequence above comes from Clostridia bacterium. Encoded proteins:
- the ruvX gene encoding Holliday junction resolvase RuvX gives rise to the protein MRIMGLDVGDKKIGVAVSDELGITAQGITTVIRDGKCKDIDELKKIAENYKATKVVVGLPKNMNGSLGPQSEKVISYIKKLKKELNLDYIFWDERLTTVAAEKMLIAADVTRKKRKNIIDKIAAVYILQSYLDSRN
- a CDS encoding aldo/keto reductase, with the protein product MEYRVLGDTGIKVSRLCFGSLTISPLQANLSLKDGIDVILEAVDRGVNFIDTAELYDNYDYIKGVLKYKKDLIICSKSYAYDKKTAEKSLDLCLKGIGRDYVDIFMIHEQESELTLKGHYPAIEYFLRQKELGKVRAVGISTHTVAAVRAAKKMDAIDVIHPLINIDGLGIQDGTAKEMEEQIKQAKINGKGIYGMKPLGGGNLIRKYQECLRYVINLDFLDSIALGMQSREEVIANIAMFEDKIPDPEIMDRISSKKRKVLVDFWCQGCGSCLKGCSQNAIAINNGKAEIDEDKCLLCGYCGAFCPEFCIKII
- the typA gene encoding translational GTPase TypA → MYKREDIRNVAIIAHVDHGKTTLIDAMLKQSGIFRKNEKVAERVMDSNDLERERGITILSKNASVKYKDKKINIIDTPGHADFGGEVERVLKMVNGVLLLVDAFEGPMPQTRFVLRKALQMNLKPIVVVNKIDRPDQRTQEVVDEIIELFIDMGVNDDLIDFPICYVSAKNGIAKTDINQKSNDLSPLFDLIINEVPFNQGYLDRPFKFLVSSVEYDEYLGRVALGRVEQGAIHYREEVDVCKKDGSIKPMRIAKIFEYQGMSRVEIEQAKLGDIIAISGIEDINIGETICAKDHPDPIPFVDIDEPTISMMFSANTSPFAGTEGEYVTSRHLRRRLYKEVQTNISMRVEDTDSPDAFKVSGRGELHLSILIETMRREGYEFQVSKPEVIYKMINGKKCEPIELLYIEIPEEFVGTIIEKIGIRKGEMKNMHKMNEGRVRLEFEIPSRGLIGFRSEFLTDTKGNGILNHVFDRYEQFKGDIAQRQRGSLVSFEAGEATTYGLYNAQERGLLFIAPGTKVYQGMVVGENARSGDIDVNVCKKKHVSNMRAAGSDEALKLVPPIDLTLEQALEFINNDELVEITPENIRIRKKLLNREQRLKLANRKSK
- a CDS encoding DUF1292 domain-containing protein; translated protein: MENEKNEVILLTEDDEEVRFEHLATLEYNDNQYVILSPMEEMEGVEEDEVVILRIEKDNQGQDVYVGLDDEREIKAVFSAFEQLYYEE
- a CDS encoding LysO family transporter, giving the protein MIYYLVFIAIGWIIGYLDIIPNNMGEGISKAQFICLLFILFIMGLKIGLDATIINSWDSIGFKAFVLACGSILGSLFLTRIVAKNFFYNKWGDTSDIEDNSISDFRSLDR
- a CDS encoding Fur family transcriptional regulator, which gives rise to MYVDIEDLKEKLQSSGYKLTTQRRAIIDTFIENEGKHLNTEEIYELVRTRYPEIGLATVYRTLQILEDMDIIYKHNFDDKCSRYELNHKEEDHHHHHLICLKCGKVIEVEDDLLDELEDKIDKNNNFKIINHKVKFFGYCSDCR
- a CDS encoding lysine exporter LysO family protein; protein product: MTLKITVFLILGVLTGRIFSDFEYISYLDQIVNIGLYILLFFVGIDIGKSKQVFVKIRDVGWRIILLPLAIAIGSIVGAGLAGIFVKMPFNESGAVGAGFGWYTLSSIIISDIYSERLSTVAFLANIFREVIAILIIPIICRKVGKIESIAPAGATAMDTTLPIITRNAGAEAAVLSFVTGALLSFIVPVVVPLLIKL
- a CDS encoding YlbF family regulator, which codes for MNVYDKANELARALSQSTEYRKLKDLKEKIDKDKTTKKMLDDFLKSQFEVQLEIQSGKQPDKQKTEKLQKLQEVVTYNRDISEFLQAQYVFGKMLSDIYKIIGDAVDIDFDFLKQDE
- a CDS encoding ribonuclease J, with product MLIVATKKNQNLKIISLGGLYEIGKNMTVIEYKDQIIVIDSGLCFPEDEMLGVDIVIPDVTYLVKNKEKVKAILLTHGHEDHIGALPYVLKQINVPIYGTRLTLGLVENKLKEHGMNDSVKKICIKPRDKMKIGLFEIEFLKTSHSIPDTVALAIHTPIGTIVHTSDFKVDYTPIDDQVMDLHRFASLGEKGVLLMMADSTNVERKGYSMSERSVGDSFTEIFKMAKQRILVATFASNVHRIQQIINASLAYGRVVSVSGRSMENVMSVARELGYLDIPDNMLVNIDDINKYPDDKVTIITTGSQGEPMSALTRMATSNHRKVEIVPGDMVIISSTPIPGNEKLVSRVIDQLFQKGADVIYETLADVHVSGHACQEELKLMHALVKPKYFMPVHGEYRHLKQHANLAQELGMPKENIFIPSIGDVLEINKKGAKIAGRVSSGDVLVDGLGVGDVGNIVLRDRKHLSQDGILAVVVTITKEEGKIIAGPDIISRGFVYVRESEDLMEEAREKVKEALAKCEEKQITEWATLKSYMKSALREFLYEKTKRNPMILPIIMEI